A single genomic interval of Aureliella helgolandensis harbors:
- a CDS encoding DUF1598 domain-containing protein, whose product MINRLFTQSNYQFVRRTCAAIVVTSLCLVSQPVQAQFGFGLNNRTGVVGGVSIDAEGVVQAASVEQRGGILQQLRKTVGVPTDGMEAKTELRMISLTKLQAEIQKAMTAGQPLPDEVLYLAGLQRVQYVFVYPEQQDIVLAGPAEGWVVRQDATVVGATTGRPVLQLEDLLVALRTTEASRQHPISVSIEPTAEGQQRLTALLRQVRPGPGFNPAAIEPAMREAFGPQQVKLTTVASNSRMAQTLVAADYEMKRLAMNLEPAPVTGMPSYMTMIRNTGKPEGNQPRWWMACDYDAIAHSEDMLAWKISGLGIKAMTEDEYVDTLGNRTGTGKANKVAQRWADLFTAKFEELCGFNAAFGDLRNVMDLNIVATVIAGHQLEQLAGCDLSLLVGSDNSLETPQWHTPKTISPECSFVRGQAGWTVSASGGVDINPWKIVSQKSAASDAVKSVRTQAEATDNSKWWWN is encoded by the coding sequence ATGATTAACAGACTATTCACACAGTCTAATTATCAGTTTGTGCGCCGCACTTGTGCGGCAATCGTCGTTACGAGCCTCTGTTTGGTCAGCCAGCCTGTCCAAGCGCAATTTGGCTTCGGCTTAAACAATCGAACTGGCGTGGTCGGTGGTGTCAGCATCGATGCGGAGGGAGTCGTGCAAGCGGCCAGCGTCGAGCAACGCGGCGGCATCTTGCAACAGTTGCGGAAAACGGTCGGTGTGCCCACTGATGGTATGGAGGCCAAGACCGAACTGCGCATGATTTCGCTGACCAAATTGCAAGCAGAAATCCAGAAAGCGATGACGGCGGGCCAACCGCTGCCTGACGAAGTGCTCTACCTGGCTGGCCTTCAACGCGTGCAGTACGTCTTTGTCTATCCTGAACAACAAGATATCGTGCTCGCCGGTCCCGCTGAAGGCTGGGTTGTGCGGCAAGACGCAACGGTCGTCGGTGCCACCACCGGTCGACCAGTACTCCAGCTCGAGGACTTGCTGGTTGCACTGCGCACGACTGAAGCATCCCGCCAGCACCCGATTTCGGTCTCCATCGAACCAACGGCTGAGGGCCAACAACGTTTAACAGCCCTTTTACGCCAAGTACGGCCGGGGCCTGGATTCAATCCAGCTGCGATCGAGCCAGCCATGCGTGAGGCCTTTGGCCCGCAGCAAGTCAAATTGACTACGGTCGCATCCAATTCGCGGATGGCCCAGACCTTGGTAGCTGCCGACTACGAAATGAAGCGTCTCGCGATGAACCTTGAGCCCGCTCCAGTGACCGGTATGCCAAGCTACATGACAATGATTCGCAACACTGGCAAGCCCGAGGGCAATCAACCTCGCTGGTGGATGGCATGCGACTACGACGCGATCGCCCACAGCGAAGACATGCTGGCCTGGAAGATTTCGGGTCTAGGCATCAAAGCCATGACGGAAGACGAGTACGTCGATACGTTGGGCAACCGCACCGGCACCGGCAAAGCCAACAAGGTCGCTCAGCGATGGGCGGACCTGTTCACGGCCAAGTTTGAAGAGCTGTGTGGATTCAACGCCGCCTTTGGCGACTTGAGAAACGTGATGGATTTGAATATTGTGGCGACCGTCATCGCCGGACATCAGCTAGAACAACTGGCGGGATGCGACCTTTCCCTCTTGGTGGGCAGCGACAATTCCCTTGAGACGCCACAGTGGCATACTCCCAAGACGATCTCGCCGGAATGCAGCTTTGTGCGAGGCCAAGCTGGTTGGACCGTATCGGCCAGTGGCGGTGTGGATATCAATCCATGGAAGATCGTCAGTCAGAAGTCCGCGGCCAGCGATGCGGTGAAAAGCGTTCGCACTCAAGCGGAAGCTACCGACAATAGCAAATGGTGGTGGAACTAA
- the ilvN gene encoding acetolactate synthase small subunit, with product MRHILSALVQNVPGVLSHISGMLASRGYNIDSLAVGETENPELSRMTFVVVGDDRVLDQVRKQLEKIVTVVEVEDISSRNCVERDLMLVRVKAARGPQRSEIFELVEIFRGKVVDVGPDEIMAEISGRESKVEAFIDRMRPYGITQLVRTGRIALVRGGQPSATDTEVELAVPTK from the coding sequence ATGCGGCATATCCTTTCCGCTCTTGTACAGAACGTTCCTGGCGTTCTTTCGCACATTTCAGGCATGCTGGCATCGCGTGGCTACAACATTGACTCTCTGGCAGTCGGGGAAACCGAAAATCCAGAATTGTCGCGGATGACCTTTGTCGTCGTGGGAGACGACCGCGTCCTAGATCAAGTGCGTAAGCAATTGGAGAAGATCGTTACGGTCGTGGAAGTGGAGGATATTAGCTCCCGAAACTGCGTAGAACGCGACTTAATGCTGGTGCGAGTCAAAGCAGCGCGTGGGCCTCAACGCAGTGAAATCTTCGAACTGGTCGAAATTTTTCGCGGCAAGGTCGTTGATGTTGGCCCCGATGAAATCATGGCCGAAATTTCAGGCCGCGAGTCCAAGGTAGAAGCGTTCATTGACCGCATGCGTCCCTACGGCATCACGCAACTGGTGCGAACCGGCCGCATTGCCCTGGTCCGTGGCGGCCAACCGTCGGCCACAGATACCGAAGTGGAACTAGCCGTTCCCACGAAATAG
- the ilvC gene encoding ketol-acid reductoisomerase, translating to MSAKIYYDNDADLSHLKGKTIAILGYGSQGHAQAQNLRDSGCDVIIGQRAGSPNYDLAVSHKFKPTSVEDAVKAADVINILLPDEVQGDIYRDSIKPHLKPGNVLMCSHGFNMHFGQVEPPQGVETVLVAPKGPGHLVRSEYVKGGGVPSLIALGEGSGEVTRQIGLAYAKGIGGTRGGVIETTIAEETETDLFGEQVVLCGGVSELVKAGFDTLVEAGYQPEMAYFECMHELKLIVDLFYQGGLSYMRYSVSNTAEFGDYTRGPRIITDETRKVMKDILTEIQTGQFARDWILENRAGTPAFKSVRRRERDLPIEHVGRKLRSLMSWIDAKEV from the coding sequence ATGTCAGCAAAGATCTACTACGACAACGACGCAGATTTGTCCCACCTCAAGGGTAAGACCATTGCCATCCTGGGCTACGGATCGCAGGGACATGCCCAAGCGCAGAACCTGCGCGATAGTGGCTGCGATGTGATCATTGGACAACGCGCCGGCAGTCCCAACTACGATCTAGCGGTCAGCCACAAGTTCAAGCCAACCTCGGTTGAAGATGCAGTCAAAGCGGCCGATGTCATCAACATCTTGCTTCCCGATGAAGTTCAAGGTGACATCTATCGCGACAGCATCAAACCGCACCTGAAACCAGGCAACGTCCTGATGTGCTCGCACGGTTTCAACATGCACTTCGGACAAGTCGAGCCACCCCAAGGTGTTGAAACGGTCTTGGTAGCCCCCAAGGGCCCAGGGCATTTGGTTCGCAGCGAATACGTTAAAGGTGGCGGAGTTCCTAGTTTGATCGCTCTTGGCGAAGGTTCGGGAGAAGTCACTCGCCAAATCGGTCTAGCTTACGCTAAGGGTATCGGTGGAACGCGAGGTGGCGTTATCGAGACCACGATTGCCGAAGAAACCGAAACCGACCTGTTCGGCGAACAAGTCGTTCTCTGCGGAGGCGTTAGCGAGCTCGTCAAAGCCGGCTTTGACACGCTTGTCGAAGCGGGATACCAGCCAGAAATGGCCTACTTCGAATGCATGCACGAACTGAAGCTGATCGTCGACCTGTTCTACCAAGGCGGCTTGAGCTACATGCGTTACAGCGTGAGCAACACGGCTGAATTCGGCGACTATACTCGCGGCCCTCGGATCATCACCGACGAGACTCGCAAGGTAATGAAGGACATCCTGACCGAGATTCAAACTGGCCAGTTTGCTCGCGACTGGATCCTCGAAAACCGTGCTGGCACGCCTGCCTTCAAATCGGTTCGTCGCCGCGAGCGGGACCTGCCGATCGAGCACGTCGGTCGCAAGCTGCGCAGCTTGATGAGCTGGATCGACGCCAAGGAAGTCTAA
- the uvrA gene encoding excinuclease ABC subunit UvrA yields MSHDTIRLRGVRVHNLQNVDVDIPRGKLIAVCGLSGSGKTSLAIDTLYAEGQRRYIESFSAYTRQFLERIDKPDYDSIEGLPPALAVRRGSTPRGNRSTVGTASETLDYLRLLFSKIAKLNCHQCGQPIVAHGPQSTALHLASLPKSAKVMLAFAAHWEDVAERADTLADLQASGFVRLLSGEQELLLGQTDREALAKTLPKSGTVWVVVDRLKGGDPPARTTESLETAYARGYGEIALFVSQAAVPPESISASTSELVLQKVNGANWLLERFSQRLTCTRCDLEYPAAEPRLFNFNSPLGACGACEGFGDTIDLDMNRIVPDPNKTLRDGAIAPWNTPAYSQCLDELLDIADDLHLPVDVPYHKLTKKQLRTLHHGAPAQGFEGLDGFFAWLERKKYKMHVRVFLSRWRSYNQCAACQGARLNPLALSYRVANHHFADLSSMEIQQVTELLRELDLPSREREIAIGPQEKLLDRLGYLQDVGLGYLTLDRTLRTLSGGEAQRTALTAALGSSLVNMLYVLDEPSVGLHPHDVERLSSAIGTLSGRGNTVVMIEHEELLLQQADWLIEVGPAAGAQGGRIVCSAPRKKIAKGVSLTVDYLNGVKSIAVPSTRRSTEQGWLELTGCTGHNLQHVDASFPLGTLCLVTGVSGSGKSSLVQDTLYPAIVNQLSGGRADCLPFEHLKGLHQIDECISVDQNPISRSPRSNPITYVKAFDEVRSVFAGTVDAKIQNYSPGHFSFNSDLGRCANCKGDGSLQIDMQFLADVVMTCPVCHGRRYRAEILQVKYRDQSIADVLDMTVREAIQFFRGQKKVQQKLQVLVDVGLGYVHLGQPATTLSAGEGQRLKLATHLASASRKRTLFILDEPTTGLHTHDLLQLLGCFNALLTAGHSLIVVEHNLHLMAAADYILDIGPGPAHLGGRLVAAGTPEQVSASQHSQTAPFLREHGVRPDPQQ; encoded by the coding sequence GTGTCCCACGACACAATTCGACTTAGGGGAGTCCGCGTCCACAATCTTCAGAATGTGGACGTGGACATTCCACGTGGCAAGCTCATCGCAGTTTGCGGGCTCAGCGGCTCAGGCAAAACATCTTTGGCGATCGACACGCTGTACGCCGAGGGGCAACGTCGCTACATCGAAAGCTTCTCCGCCTACACGCGGCAGTTCCTTGAGAGAATCGATAAGCCAGATTACGATTCCATCGAAGGGCTCCCACCGGCCCTCGCCGTCCGCCGCGGAAGTACCCCGCGGGGCAATCGCAGCACCGTTGGGACAGCCAGTGAGACGCTGGACTACCTGCGACTGTTGTTCTCTAAGATCGCTAAGCTTAATTGCCATCAATGCGGGCAACCGATCGTTGCGCACGGCCCCCAGTCAACGGCTTTGCATCTAGCCTCTCTGCCTAAATCCGCTAAGGTCATGCTGGCCTTTGCAGCCCACTGGGAGGATGTCGCAGAGCGCGCCGATACCTTGGCCGACTTGCAAGCCTCCGGATTCGTCCGGCTCCTGTCCGGTGAACAAGAATTGCTGCTGGGCCAGACCGATCGCGAGGCATTGGCTAAAACACTGCCGAAATCGGGAACAGTTTGGGTCGTCGTCGATCGGCTCAAAGGCGGCGATCCCCCGGCACGGACAACCGAAAGCCTTGAAACCGCTTATGCGCGAGGCTACGGCGAAATTGCATTGTTCGTGTCTCAAGCAGCGGTCCCTCCAGAATCGATTTCTGCCTCCACCTCCGAGCTCGTCCTTCAAAAAGTCAATGGCGCCAACTGGTTATTGGAACGATTCTCCCAACGTTTAACTTGCACGCGTTGCGATCTCGAATATCCCGCTGCAGAACCGCGGTTGTTCAACTTCAACAGCCCACTGGGCGCGTGCGGGGCCTGCGAAGGATTTGGCGATACGATCGATTTGGACATGAATCGTATCGTACCGGATCCCAATAAAACATTGCGGGATGGCGCTATCGCTCCCTGGAACACCCCCGCGTACAGTCAGTGCCTCGACGAACTATTGGACATCGCCGACGACCTGCATCTACCGGTGGATGTGCCGTACCACAAGCTCACGAAGAAACAGCTCCGAACTTTGCACCACGGTGCACCTGCACAGGGATTCGAAGGCCTAGACGGATTCTTTGCGTGGCTTGAACGGAAGAAATACAAAATGCACGTCCGCGTCTTTCTATCGCGGTGGCGAAGCTACAACCAGTGCGCAGCCTGCCAAGGTGCCCGGCTCAACCCCTTGGCACTATCCTACCGCGTTGCCAACCACCATTTCGCCGACCTCAGCAGCATGGAGATTCAGCAGGTCACCGAATTGCTTCGCGAACTGGATTTGCCCTCCCGAGAACGAGAAATTGCCATCGGCCCACAGGAGAAACTTCTGGACCGACTGGGCTACCTTCAAGATGTCGGCCTAGGTTATTTAACACTCGACCGCACCTTGAGAACGCTCAGCGGCGGCGAAGCCCAACGCACCGCATTGACAGCGGCACTTGGCTCCAGCCTCGTGAACATGCTGTATGTGCTCGACGAACCCTCTGTGGGACTTCATCCACATGACGTGGAACGCCTCTCATCAGCTATCGGAACCCTGTCGGGACGCGGCAACACGGTGGTCATGATCGAGCACGAAGAACTGCTGCTTCAACAAGCAGATTGGTTGATCGAAGTTGGCCCGGCGGCCGGAGCTCAAGGCGGGCGAATCGTCTGCTCAGCTCCACGGAAAAAGATCGCCAAAGGCGTTAGCCTGACCGTCGACTACCTCAACGGTGTGAAGAGCATTGCCGTACCATCCACGCGGCGCTCCACCGAACAGGGATGGTTGGAGCTGACGGGTTGTACAGGGCACAATCTGCAACACGTTGACGCAAGCTTCCCACTTGGAACCCTCTGCCTAGTTACCGGGGTCAGCGGCAGTGGCAAAAGCTCGCTGGTTCAGGATACGCTCTATCCGGCAATCGTCAACCAACTCTCCGGTGGGAGAGCTGATTGCTTGCCGTTTGAGCATCTCAAGGGATTGCACCAGATTGATGAATGCATCTCGGTAGACCAAAATCCAATAAGCCGTTCGCCGCGGAGCAATCCAATCACCTACGTCAAAGCTTTTGATGAGGTGCGGAGCGTTTTTGCTGGCACGGTTGACGCCAAGATCCAAAACTATTCACCTGGACATTTTAGTTTCAATAGTGACTTGGGGCGTTGTGCAAATTGCAAGGGCGATGGCTCACTGCAAATCGACATGCAATTCTTAGCCGATGTGGTGATGACCTGTCCCGTCTGCCATGGCCGCCGTTATCGAGCCGAGATACTGCAAGTAAAGTACCGTGACCAATCGATCGCTGATGTGCTGGACATGACCGTCCGCGAGGCCATCCAGTTCTTTCGTGGTCAAAAGAAGGTGCAGCAAAAACTGCAGGTGTTAGTCGATGTAGGGCTGGGGTATGTTCACCTGGGACAGCCAGCCACGACTCTGAGCGCGGGAGAGGGGCAACGCCTGAAATTGGCCACTCACCTAGCTAGCGCTTCTCGCAAGCGCACACTCTTCATTCTGGACGAACCTACCACAGGCCTGCATACCCACGATCTGCTCCAATTGCTAGGTTGTTTCAATGCGTTGCTCACCGCGGGACATTCGCTGATCGTGGTCGAGCACAATTTGCACCTCATGGCCGCCGCAGATTACATCCTGGACATCGGCCCAGGGCCTGCCCATTTGGGCGGCCGCCTAGTGGCTGCGGGCACTCCAGAACAAGTCTCTGCATCCCAACATTCTCAAACAGCCCCCTTTCTGCGGGAACATGGCGTCCGTCCCGATCCGCAACAGTAG
- a CDS encoding DUF1559 domain-containing protein, producing MFRNTLIPKTVPRFRHRAFTLVELLVVIAIIGILVGLLLPAVQAAREAARRMQCSNNVKQLALAMHNYESSNKRFPSGNTAWYPVNALPTAASRGATGSGVDTNNNWYNGMWSWSAAVLPYIEGGNLYNTIDFRERPYTAERGDTWFVEFGPDPGNSQTPDPAHPGMVINQFASTNAPASFRCPSTPERGILGHFKDYAMNAGLGPYPTGQADAIAQAFAGTNQSSCCAERSITASGIGSKNFYCKIGGIPDGTSNTLLITEQSSSIPGWDHPTNQFLWLNHNSQGLAQALQGTRNYPPNPDPFGTIMPVKTGWGLAGRCSYGWHVGGIVVGMADGSVQFISDSIGLPTWRRLHSRDDGQPVSIEQ from the coding sequence ATGTTTCGTAACACATTGATTCCGAAGACGGTACCAAGATTTAGGCACCGCGCGTTTACCCTGGTCGAGCTGCTGGTGGTGATCGCCATCATTGGCATCTTGGTTGGGCTCCTGCTGCCTGCGGTACAAGCCGCCCGCGAAGCCGCTCGGCGGATGCAGTGCAGCAACAACGTCAAGCAACTCGCTCTGGCCATGCACAATTATGAGAGTAGCAACAAGCGGTTTCCTTCCGGCAACACCGCTTGGTATCCCGTCAATGCCTTACCCACAGCGGCTTCGCGTGGCGCAACTGGATCTGGCGTTGACACGAACAACAATTGGTACAACGGAATGTGGTCCTGGTCTGCCGCCGTCTTGCCATACATCGAGGGTGGCAATCTCTACAACACAATCGACTTCAGGGAGCGTCCCTACACGGCAGAGCGGGGTGACACCTGGTTTGTAGAATTCGGCCCTGATCCAGGCAATTCGCAAACGCCCGATCCAGCTCACCCGGGCATGGTCATCAATCAGTTTGCATCGACCAATGCTCCCGCCTCCTTCCGCTGCCCTAGCACCCCTGAAAGAGGAATCCTTGGGCATTTCAAAGACTACGCGATGAATGCCGGGCTAGGCCCGTACCCAACCGGTCAAGCCGATGCAATCGCACAAGCCTTTGCGGGTACCAATCAATCGAGTTGCTGTGCGGAGCGATCGATTACCGCCAGTGGAATTGGTTCGAAGAACTTTTACTGCAAGATTGGTGGAATTCCAGATGGAACCTCGAACACGCTGTTGATCACCGAGCAATCGAGCTCGATCCCAGGCTGGGACCATCCCACCAATCAATTCCTGTGGTTGAATCACAACTCGCAAGGCTTGGCTCAAGCCCTGCAGGGAACGCGCAACTATCCCCCCAACCCAGATCCCTTCGGAACGATTATGCCGGTCAAGACAGGTTGGGGACTGGCCGGACGTTGCTCCTACGGCTGGCACGTCGGTGGAATCGTGGTGGGTATGGCAGACGGAAGTGTGCAATTCATCTCCGATTCAATCGGTTTGCCAACTTGGCGTCGACTGCACAGTCGTGACGACGGACAACCGGTCAGCATCGAGCAGTAA
- a CDS encoding carboxypeptidase-like regulatory domain-containing protein, with product MSFTFSQLFNAPTLRALLVLVLLSAVGCGEPDFYTMKGTATHDGVPIPNLQITFAPEAIDSTRPPVTITKVDGTFEMTTGRNRGIPPGKYTIHIEDPGAADGRVTPKKDDSYYDAYMYVVERYSPANSDLNYDAKQHASGYELKLDTKDPSKPLVKNRTAKNTTDNP from the coding sequence ATGAGTTTCACTTTCTCGCAATTGTTCAATGCCCCCACTCTCCGCGCTCTGTTAGTGCTCGTCCTATTGAGTGCCGTTGGTTGTGGGGAACCAGATTTCTATACCATGAAAGGAACGGCCACGCACGACGGAGTGCCGATCCCTAATTTACAAATTACGTTCGCCCCCGAGGCGATCGACTCGACGCGACCGCCAGTCACGATTACCAAAGTAGACGGTACGTTTGAAATGACCACGGGTAGGAACCGAGGTATCCCTCCAGGGAAATACACGATTCACATCGAGGATCCCGGCGCCGCAGATGGACGCGTCACGCCTAAGAAGGACGACTCATACTACGACGCTTATATGTATGTCGTAGAGCGTTACTCGCCTGCCAACTCTGACCTTAACTATGATGCCAAGCAGCATGCAAGTGGCTACGAACTCAAACTTGACACCAAGGATCCCTCAAAACCTCTAGTGAAGAACCGCACTGCTAAGAATACGACTGACAATCCCTAG
- a CDS encoding M3 family metallopeptidase produces MDSTTQVLVQPWRGPYGGVPPWNEVRPEEFVESFTAAIALAQQEIDAIVAQDAPATFDNTIAALEQSGKTLTRLDALFGVHSSNLNVGPLPDIEKIVVPLETKHSDQVIQNSGLFKRIAAVYEGEEFKSLNPAQQRLTEDYYKRFVRQGAKLSESDKTRLSKINQRLANLFTDFSQNVLADEEGYVTWIEDASSLAGLPENLISAMAAAAKEKGQPAKWAITNTRSSMDPFLTYSANRELRQQVWTTYYNRGDNGDEHDNNAIISEILKLRAVRAKLLGYETHAHWRLEPQMAKTPEAAMELMLQVWPKAVQRAREEVADMQLLADADGVTIEPWDYRYYAEKVRKQKYDLDFNEVKPYLQMEKLREGMMWAAGQLYGLQFRPISDVPVFHPDVRVWEVLDASGAHVGLWYFDPYARTGKRSGAWMTDYRGQENMTSAITPIVSNNCNFVKGSDGEVVLISWDDADTLFHEFGHALHGLLSNVVYPSQAGTNVARDYVEFPSQLNEHWLPTPEVLNQFAVHFETGEPLPADLLAKIKKAATFNEGFATVEYLASALVDMKLHLAGDVAIDPDAFERETLSELGMPKEIVMRHRTPHFSHIFSSDSYSAGYYSYLWSDTLTADAAEVFEEAGSYYDPQVAKRLHDHIMSVGDTQDPAVSFREFRGRDVDTAALLRKRGFPVD; encoded by the coding sequence GTGGATTCGACAACGCAAGTGTTAGTGCAACCCTGGAGGGGACCCTATGGAGGCGTACCTCCGTGGAACGAAGTGCGTCCCGAGGAGTTCGTCGAAAGTTTCACTGCAGCAATTGCTTTAGCTCAGCAGGAGATTGATGCGATTGTTGCCCAGGACGCACCGGCCACCTTCGATAACACGATTGCAGCGCTCGAGCAGAGCGGCAAGACATTGACTCGCCTGGATGCGTTGTTTGGTGTTCATTCCTCAAATCTCAATGTCGGGCCACTGCCAGACATTGAGAAAATCGTGGTACCATTGGAAACCAAGCACAGTGATCAAGTCATTCAAAACAGTGGCTTGTTCAAACGCATTGCTGCCGTTTATGAGGGAGAAGAATTCAAGTCTCTCAATCCAGCACAACAACGGTTGACCGAAGACTACTACAAGCGGTTTGTCCGTCAGGGCGCCAAGCTAAGCGAATCGGACAAAACCCGCCTTTCGAAGATCAATCAACGCTTGGCCAATCTGTTCACCGACTTCAGCCAAAATGTTCTGGCGGATGAGGAGGGGTATGTAACTTGGATTGAAGACGCCAGTAGCCTAGCCGGTTTGCCTGAAAACTTAATCTCTGCCATGGCTGCCGCTGCCAAGGAAAAGGGACAACCTGCGAAATGGGCCATCACCAATACTCGCTCCTCGATGGATCCCTTCCTCACCTACTCCGCCAATCGAGAGCTTCGTCAGCAAGTCTGGACGACCTATTACAATCGCGGTGACAATGGTGACGAGCACGACAACAACGCGATCATTTCTGAAATCCTAAAGTTGCGGGCGGTACGGGCGAAATTGCTAGGCTACGAGACGCACGCGCATTGGCGTCTCGAACCACAAATGGCAAAAACACCCGAAGCGGCGATGGAATTAATGCTGCAAGTATGGCCTAAAGCGGTTCAGCGGGCGCGCGAAGAAGTGGCCGACATGCAACTGCTCGCCGACGCGGATGGCGTCACAATCGAGCCCTGGGACTACCGCTACTACGCGGAGAAGGTTCGCAAACAAAAGTACGACTTGGACTTCAATGAAGTGAAGCCCTACTTGCAAATGGAAAAGCTGCGCGAAGGAATGATGTGGGCGGCTGGCCAGCTTTACGGATTGCAGTTCCGTCCCATCTCCGATGTACCGGTGTTTCACCCCGATGTCCGTGTCTGGGAAGTGCTGGATGCAAGCGGCGCACACGTGGGCCTGTGGTACTTCGATCCGTATGCTCGAACGGGCAAACGCTCGGGTGCTTGGATGACCGATTATCGAGGTCAGGAGAATATGACGTCGGCGATCACTCCCATCGTTTCCAACAATTGCAACTTCGTCAAAGGTTCTGACGGAGAGGTGGTACTAATTTCATGGGACGATGCCGATACATTATTCCATGAGTTTGGTCACGCCCTGCACGGTTTGCTTTCGAACGTTGTCTACCCGTCGCAAGCTGGCACGAATGTGGCTCGTGATTACGTCGAATTCCCTTCGCAGCTGAATGAACACTGGCTGCCGACTCCCGAAGTCCTCAACCAGTTTGCAGTGCATTTTGAGACGGGCGAGCCGTTGCCGGCCGATTTGCTTGCCAAGATCAAGAAGGCGGCAACCTTCAACGAAGGATTTGCAACGGTCGAGTACTTGGCCAGCGCCCTGGTGGACATGAAGCTGCACTTGGCTGGGGATGTTGCCATCGACCCCGACGCTTTCGAACGTGAAACGCTGAGCGAATTGGGAATGCCCAAGGAGATTGTAATGCGTCACCGTACGCCTCACTTCTCGCATATTTTCTCCAGCGACAGTTACTCGGCTGGTTACTACAGCTACCTGTGGTCGGATACCCTGACTGCGGATGCGGCCGAGGTCTTTGAGGAAGCCGGAAGCTACTATGATCCGCAGGTTGCCAAGCGATTGCACGATCACATCATGTCGGTAGGGGATACGCAAGATCCGGCAGTGAGCTTCCGCGAGTTTCGCGGCCGTGATGTTGACACCGCAGCGCTGTTACGTAAACGAGGCTTCCCCGTCGACTAG
- a CDS encoding reprolysin-like metallopeptidase, with translation MLRIAFTVVILAFALPSGSLQADLLVNVPLAITHRVTVQPIIVSNSDGSNTAEYFGTASQASSITGLIGDIWAQAGLEVRFLTPNTWHDDFANVGLLASDQVRPTSDLGAIVSSGSAAGVLNSNSDVLNMFFVEIAAGFADTSENTANGLATIRGNGVTQHVGDNLPGFLAGREVVASVVAHEIGHNLGLSHLSGVAENLMTSGGSLTRGERLNAAQIATVRSSPLAPLVSVPEVGSLACLGIGTVLLGYRRRRLA, from the coding sequence ATGCTTCGTATTGCGTTCACTGTCGTTATCTTAGCGTTCGCCTTACCCAGCGGAAGCCTGCAAGCTGACTTGCTTGTCAACGTACCGCTGGCCATAACGCATCGTGTTACCGTTCAGCCCATTATTGTCAGCAATTCGGATGGCTCCAATACGGCAGAATACTTTGGCACCGCATCACAGGCTTCGAGTATCACGGGTTTGATTGGTGACATATGGGCTCAAGCGGGCCTGGAGGTTCGCTTCTTAACACCCAACACATGGCATGACGATTTTGCCAACGTCGGTTTGCTCGCATCGGATCAGGTACGTCCAACGAGCGATCTAGGGGCGATCGTATCCAGCGGTAGTGCGGCGGGAGTCTTGAATTCCAATTCCGATGTGCTCAACATGTTCTTTGTCGAGATTGCCGCTGGATTTGCAGACACCAGCGAGAATACAGCCAACGGCTTAGCAACGATTCGTGGTAACGGTGTTACTCAACACGTAGGCGACAATTTGCCCGGCTTTCTCGCCGGCAGAGAGGTTGTTGCAAGTGTCGTGGCTCATGAAATTGGCCACAATTTGGGGCTGAGTCATCTGTCGGGGGTTGCCGAAAACTTGATGACCTCTGGTGGTAGCCTCACTAGAGGGGAGCGTTTGAATGCCGCTCAAATCGCGACCGTCCGTAGCTCGCCGCTTGCTCCACTGGTGTCGGTACCCGAAGTGGGCAGTTTGGCCTGTCTGGGGATTGGAACGGTTTTGCTAGGGTATCGCCGCCGTCGCTTGGCTTAA